In the Candidatus Chlamydia sanziniae genome, CGACTTTCCTGAGTTTAAATGTAAGAAAATCTACCATAGAAAAGATGCTATCTACCCCGCGACTGTCGTTGGTAAGCCCTATCAAGAAGATTTTTATATTGGGAACAAATTACAAAGCTATTTTGCTCCTCTATTTCCTCTCATCATGCCTGGCGTGCGTACATTAAAAAGTTATGGAGAAGCTGGATTCCATACATTAACAGCAGCGGTTGTTAAAGAGCGTTATTGGCGCGAATCCTTGGCCATCGCCCTGAGAATTTTAGGAGAAGGGCAGCTCTCCCTAACAAAATTCCTGATGCTTACTGACAAACACATACATCTAGAAAAATTTTCAGAAGTTCTGGAAGCTATCTTAGAACGTATGCTTCCCAATCGCGATCTTATCGTATTCTCCGAAACTGCTAATGATACCCTAGATTATACGGGCCCTGCGTTAAATAAAGGCTCTAAAGCTATTCTAATGGGAATAGGAAGCCCTCAACGTTCTTTACCCCACAAATACCGTGGACCACACCTACCAGGGATTACGAACTTAGCTCCTTTTTGTCGTGGGTGTCTCGTTTTAGAAACCTCAAAGGAAGACCTCAACATAGAGAAGCTCCTTTCCCATCCTTATTTACAAGAATGGCCACTCATTGTCATTACCAATAACCTCAAAAACACTTTAGATAGTGAGAAAAACTTCTTATGGCATACCTTCACAAGATGTGCTCCCGCTACCGATCTTTATGCCCGCTATCACAATGTAACCATGCATCGGCCCGGTTACTCTTTTCCTTTTATCATTAACGCTTTAATGAAGACTTCCTATCCCAAAGAAGTCGCTGCCGACGAAAAGACTATTCAAAAAGTTTCACAACGTTGGTATGAATACTTTCCTTCAGAAAAAAATCCTACTGTATTTCAGAAATAAAAATTAAAACAATTATCCAAATAAGTTTGTTTATTTTTCTTTATCATTTTATACAAAGCAAAAACTAAATTGAAGAGTTATAAATGAAAAATAAACAAGAAGCAAAGCTAAGAATTTTCCTTATCATCTGTACAACAGTATTTCTAGGAATATTAGCAAAAGCTCCTAATAAAGACACTTTTCAAACCTTCTTAAAATCTGAAGAACCTGTGATTTATTCAAAGGAATGCAACGAAGACATGAGGCAAATCTTATGTGATGCTATAGACCATGCAGAGAAAGAAATCTTTATTCGAATTTATTATCTCTCGGAACCAAAAATTTGCAGCAAACTACACAACCAGATGCAAACAGATAAAAACATTACAATTCATTATCAAAGTTATAAAGCAGCTCAGAGCTTCCTACAATCCCAAAATGTTGCCCTTATCGAGCATCCTAAGATCGAAGGTAAACTCATGCACCAAAAAGCACTTGCTATAGATAAAAAATATGCTTGGCTAGGGTCCGCAAACTATACTCAGAATTCTTTGGTTTTCGATAATAATTTAATCCTTGGGATGAAAAGCCCTAAACTTTGTGACTATATTATCCGCAATACCTCAGGAAACTTTCTCATCAACAACCAATTTGGAGAATACTTCACACTACCTCAAGATCGAGAAAAGGCGTTATCTACAGTACTAGAACAAATAAAAACCGCTCGAAAGACAGTTCTTGTTGCAATGTATGCCCTGACCCACTCCTCTATTCTCCAAGCGCTTTATGAAGCTCATCAACGCGGAGTTAAAGTTGATATTATGATAGACAAAGCGTTTAAAACGATTACTTTAAAACAACTTGGTGCTCTAGGCATTACACACCTTCCTATTGCCATTAAAACATCTCGGTATAGATTGCATCATAAATTTGCTGTTATAGACAACCGTATATTACTTGTAGGTTCTATAAATTGGTCTAGAGCAGGCTTTCACTGGAATGAAGAAGATCTTCTTATCCTTCATGATCTTACTAAAAGACAAAATCGCAAACTTAACAGGATCTGGCGAGATCTCACCAAATACTCTGTTGCTCTCTTACCTTATACACTTAATCCTAGGGATGAAGAAAAACAAGCTGCCTAATCTTTAAGACTCCTCGTTATCTTTTTGATAAAAAAGCATAGAAGCCATGTCTAGAATCCCCTGATTCCTGGCGATTACCCAAGCTTCTGCTGCTGCTGCAATAGCCTGAGAAGCAGAAGTTCCTATAGAAATCTTTTTCTTCTTTCCCACAACTTGCACACTGTGCTTTTTCTTACGCTCTTTTTTTTCTTCACTATCTTGGGAACCTTTACGGTCATATTTTTCTTTACTACGCAATCGACTAAAATCTAAATGTAGATGGCGCAACTGTGAGAGTAAAACGTTAGCCTGTTTCTGACTTAACAATTTAAAGTGGTGGTGTCTTTTTTTCTCTTTTTCCTGATCACTAATTGCTAGAAGAGCAAGGCGTATAGCCTCATTCGCAGCAATTTCTTTAGAGATTTTTACCATCAGTGTGGGGTCTTGACGAGTATCTTTAATGACTTTTTCAGCACGTATAATACCATAAGGACTAAAACCAAATATTCTCATCATGTTCTCTAAAACTCCATATCCATAGAAGTCTTCTTATTTTTCTTTTTACTTGAAGATCTCCTACTTGATTGTTCCCCCCCTGGATTCTGATCAGAAAATCCTTTTCCGCTATCTCTGCCATCATCATGAACAGTAGCAGCCTCAGGTTTTCCCTGAACAGAAAAACGCGAAGAACTCATAAATGGTCGGGGAGAATGTAAAACTAATGGAGGCTCTACAGCAACATTACGATACTGATAAATTAAAGGATCGGGAGGAGCTCCAGGACCTTTATGTTTCTCTAACTCTTTTGTATAGGTTTCTATGCTACGTTGTAAAGGTGCCATTAAAGAAACCCCCCGATGAGCTAGAAAATGATAGGAGGAACTGATGGCATCATTGCCCGACACATCGCCAAAGCCGTCCCTTATAGAAGTAATACTTTCCTTGGAAACCGGCAAAAAAGATCGGCTGCTATTATCTGGACTATAGAATTCTGTTGTTCTCACTACGTCTTTCGTAATAGAAAAAATATCTTCTGATTTTGTCTTCTTGGGAAAACGATACCTTCCTTCAGTATGCCATGAACTTTGCGAAGGCGTACGGATAGAACGTTGTTCCTTATGAAACGAAGAAAAATGTAAAGAAGTATTTACTTTTTCAATACTGATGGACTTATGTTTGGGTTTATCTTTGGAACTATAAGCCAGTGTTCCAGAAAATTTAGGTGCAGGAAATTTAGTTGAAGAACTCGGCCCCAATAAGCCTAAAGGAGTAAAAGTCGTTCCTGTTGTTGAAGATGCAAGTATTCCTGCCATTGCACGTGCGAGCAGAGCTTGGTCCTCCAATAATTGACTTTGACTGTCTTTCTTTGCAATCTGCAGAGCAGCGTTTTCAAGAGATGTAGTCTTATGAGAAGCTCCCATTCCTCCTTGAGTATTCGTAGGATCCAAAGTGGAATCGGAGAAAGCAACCTTGACCTTCTTTGTTCCTAGTCCTATAGGTGTCATTGCTGTGCTAATCTCCTGCTGATCTAAATTAGAAATATCTACCATTCCCTCGTTGCCTGTAAACATTGCCCTCCGGACTAACGCCGAAGTCTCTACATTAGGATCCAATAGAAAACTGACCATCTCGCCTCCTAAACGGACTAGCGTCCACATGTTCGTCTTCTCTTCAGTTACCGGAGTTTCTGTTCTTTGCAATGATCCAAAGGAAGCTATTGAGCTTGCTTCCGACGCACTTATCTCTTCATTGAAAACAAGAGGTGAAAACTTCGATGATTTTAAGGATTCAAGAGAGATCATTGAAATATCCGAAGAGCTTCCCCCCATCCCTGAGGCATCGAGAAAAAATCTTTGCATTTCAGGAGAAATACGATTTCCTTTTTTAGTGGCTACTTCCATATCTGTAGGGAGTAAGGATGCCCCTTCCCCCTTAGCTTCAGCACGCCGTGCTGATACCCGAGACGCTCGGGACCCAAATCCTGACAAAAATCCTTGAACACTTGCTCGCATTTTAGAAAAAGCTCCTCGTAAACGAGCTTTTGTAGAAGTCGCAGTTGTGTCCTGAGTCTTACGATACTTAGCTTTATTAATCTGTGATTCTGTTTCATACATTCCTGTAGACCCTGAGCGTACTAGCCCTTCTTCTTGTTGTACTGCAGAATTTGCCCCTGTATCAGAAAGCAAGAACTCCCGAGGCAAAGCTGTCCCTTCTGCCTGTTTTCCCTGTACAAAGGAAGGGTCCAATTTCTCAGGACCTAAAGGACCTAAAGGAGGGATATTTCCACTACCTGAAACTGCCATAATATTTCTCAGATTATTTTTAGAAATTAGAATTGTAATTACAATCTAATTTTAAAATTAAAAAGTAATTAAAAAAAGAACTTAAGAAAGAATAGCATATAAAATTGAGACAAAAAAAACGCAAGACTGCTTGCCTTGCGTAAAAAACCTAAGAGGGGAAATGAAAGTTAGCCGAGTAGATGCAAAAAAGTGCACCGCTATCAAGCTAGAGAGATCGCTCAGACCCAACTATCTTCAGTATTAAGATTTTGGAGATCTTAATACTGAAACAGTTTCTAGCTTTGCATAACTAACTCAGGCAAACAGTTATTCCTTCCACCACGGGTTCGTCCCGTTTTGCGAGTTTTTTTAATTCTAAACCACCTCTTTATAAGCGAATTGAGTAGTTGCCAAAGTTGTTTTTATCTGTATAGACAAATCCATTTTCGTAATTAAAAATTAATACCTTATCAGGATCTTCTATACGATCACTTAAAAGAGAATGCACTAAGTTATCGTATTGCTGAGCACGGTGTTTAAGTGCCTTCTGATTTTTAACAATCAAAAATTTACGTTTATTCTTCGTGTTCCTTGAAGCTTTGAATATCTCTACTGACTTGTTCTGAATAAGTCGAGCCAAAGCTCTATTTGGTTTTTTCTTCTTTGGCTTGGGTTTTCCCATAAATTAAAGAAAATATAAAAAAATAAATTAATAAATTAATTTTAATTGAAATTAGATTAATAATAATAACTTTTAATTTGATGGACAATAAAAACTAAATGCCAATACTTTCCTATGAAGTCATCAATGGAATTATAGAAACTATTGCGCATTCAATAAGGAGAAGTGTCATTATTCAACTTGGCAAATCAAAAAATAATCTACAGTTATTTTTATGATTCTAATAAATATCTTATATTGATAGCATTGTTACTAGTTTATTTAAATAATTAGCTATGTCAAATATTTCTTCTTCGTTACCAGCTGCCCATCTTTTACCCCCTAAGAGTCCACTCTCTTCTCCCAAAGTACGAACAATCCTTTTTGTGGCCCTTGCAGTACTCTTAGCAATTGGAGCCATACTTGCTTTTGTCTGCCTCGCTGCTCCTATAGCTTACATTGTTGGAAGCGTAGCTTTAGTCTTGTTTATGGGAACTCTAACTCTACTCATTAACAATATCATTAGTTTAGCTCCTCGGAAATTCCCTGACCATTTTATGACCCTTCTTCGAGATAATTTTCCTCCCGTCATCTGCAAATTCGTTGAAGAACAATCGCCTACCTTAGGAGAGCTATTTTCCATCTTGTCCTTTTTAGAGACAAAATCACCTTGGGAAGAACTTTCTGAAAGCATCCAATCGAAAATTAATGCCTTTGGCTATAAACACTTAATCGAGGGAGTCGCGGGTATAAGCCTTTGTTCTCTAAGGCACCTATTACGTGACACCTATCCTTTATATCGCTTAAAAGAATTCGTTTCCTCTGGGTCTTCTAATCCTCTACTTATGCAATACAATGTCCCAATAGCTTACCATGGCTTCTTCTGGCTACTAGGCATGACGCTCCTTGCCTCAAAAACTGCTCCACTTTTCTACAAGGGTGCAGTAATCAACTTAGCAACTCCGTGCATTTGCCAAGGATTGTTAGAGCTTTCTCCTAAAAAACGCCAATTCTTACGTGACGCGGCTCAAAATAATGCTTGGGATACTCCTCAAGTCCAACAATTGCTTGAGGAACTAGAAATTCTTTGTAAACAATATGAAAGGGCAGGGCCTTCACTATCACAAGACCCTAATGTAAAACTAGGAATTGTTCTTGATAAATTCAAAGTGAAAGATTTGGCATTGGCTTTATGCATATTTGGAACCTCAGACGAACAACTCTCTCTCCTTGCTGGCATGCGTCATTGGGAAGCCTGGGATAAAATGTGTGACATCAACCACGGAGGACGTGCTGGAAAAGCATTCGAAACGTTCTTCAGTTTTCTTTGGCTAGAAGATTGTTTCTATACAGAAAATAGAAATTGCTCATTCGAACTTCTTTTTATGGATGAAGCAGGATTGAAAAAGTTTTTTGAAGATATACCCTCAAAAGAAGAAGGTGCGCACCCATCTCTAATTGAACTACCTACAATAATGCAACGCTGCATGCAAGTCTCTCCTTATCTTCGAAAGAAGTATCAAAATTATAATTCTTCTAAACTTTATGAATTGTTGATGATCAAGCTACCACAACAACTAAACAAATGTTGCTCCAAATTGAATTCTTTATTCCTATTACGAGAAGCCTAAAAAAATAATCATGCTCTACAATAACCCATAAAGATACAAACTGTTTTTATGAATGCTAGATGTTCCTATCTCCTTAACTAAGAAGTTGTATTAAGGATACTTATTTTATCAGGAAATATGGAACAATATTTGCTTACAACAAAGACCAAAATAAAAAAAATCAATCTTGCTATACACTTAAGCTACATGATTTTTTTTGTAGATGCATGTTTCGCTCAATAATTTGTTTTATTTTTTTCCTGTGTTTTTTTAGTTATCTCTTACTTCCTCAATACTTTCCAAATTTCCATCCTTTATACTTTGCCCCCTACCTAGGACTAGCCTTCTATCAATTGCCTAAACAACGTGTACTAACACATGCTCTTCTTATTGGATTTTTTTGTGATCTAAGTTCTTCATATTTGTTTGGCATTCATACTACACTCTATGTCACAACTTCAGCACTGACCTACAGGACACAACGCATTCTCCTAAAAGACAACATCTTTTCTCTCCCTATTATCAATGTGATCTTCTCTTTACTCTTTGTACTCCTTTCTTACCCCGTGCTGACCTTTTTCAATCCCCAACTACAATGGAGCCTCTCTTTATTTGCTCTCAATGTTAAATATATCACAATAAGCACTTTGGCTTATAGCACTGCAATTTATCTGTTACCTTGTATAATAACTCGCGGAATGAGTAAACTCATTGCTTTCTTAAGGATTCTTATATGTTATTAAAAGGCCTACGCTTAGCTGAAAAAATACTTTTGAAACTCAAAGAAGAAATTGCGGAAGTTTCTACTCCTCCAGGGTTAGCCGTCATTCTTATAGGAAATGACTCTGCTTCTGAAGTTTACGTGAATATGAAAATCAAAAAAGCTACTGAAATCGGTATGGTTTCGAAAGTACATAAACTGCCTTCTGATTCACCACTCTCCTCAATTTTAAAATTAATCACTCGACTAAATGAAGATCCTTCTATCCACGGTATCTTAGTCCAGTTACCCCTTCCTAAACATCTCAATAACGAGAAAATTACTGAAACGATTGACCCAAATAAAGATGTTGACGGTCTTCATCCTCTGAACATGGGAAAACTTCTCCTTGGGTCTTCCGAAAGAATTGCCCCCTGTACACCCGTAGGCATCATCGAGCTGCTAAATCACTATGAAATACCTCTTACTGGACGGCACGTCGCTATTGTGGGAAGAAGTAATATTGTAGGCAAGCCTCTTGCAGCTCTTATGATGCAAAAACATCCCTCTACAAATGCTACGATAACCCTACTCCATAGCCAATCTCAAAATCTTACTGAAATTTTAAAAACCGCAAATATTATTGTTGCTGCAGTAGGAGTGCCACTCTTTATCAAGGAAACTATGGTAGCACCCCAGGCTGTCATTATCGACGTAGGGACAACACGAGTCTCTGCAAATAATCCTTGTGGTTATACACTCCTCGGCGACGTAGACTTTAATAACGTAGTCACCAAATGTGCTGCAATTTCTCCTGTTCCTGGAGGGGTAGGACCCATGACTATTGCCATGCTTATGAGAAATACATGGGAAAGTTATCGAAAATTAGTCTCTTAGCACTCTTTATCTCGGGGGCAATATTCTCTTCATGTTGTTCGCGTCAATCTACAACACTCAAAGGAGAACAAATGACAATGACATATCGCATTGTTCTGGGTCGTTCTCTTTCTTTGGAAGAAAAACAACGATGCGAAAAAGAAATCCAAGCAAGTTTTCATCTTATAGACTCCATTTACAACAATTGGAATCCTGAATCAGAACTATCAAAAATAAATCGAGCGCCTGCAGATATTGCACTTCCCATCTCATTAGAACTTATGGAATTTCTCAAAAAAATTGATGAATTCTATAGGCTATCAGAAGGGCGTTTTGATCCCACCCTAGGTCCCCTAAAAACCCTATGGCTCTTCCATCTAAAACGACAGACTCTTCCTCCACAGGAAACCTGGGAAAAACAATATGAGAAAGTAGGATGGCAACGTATCTTAATCGATTTTAAGGAAAAAACATTAACTAAACTTCATTCTGAAGTACAATTAGACCTCTGCGGAGCAATCAAAGGTCACACTGTAGATCTTTTACTTGAAGTGTGTCAACGCTTCAGTCCAAATGCCTATGTAGAATGGGGAGGTGAAATTAAAACTTCAGGCTGCCACCCCCAAGGCAGACCTTGGTGCATAGCTTCCGCAGCAACTACAAAAATCATAGAACTCCAAGACAACGCTATTGCCACCAGCGGAAACTATATCCAAACATGGCATGTTCATGGAGAAACCTACACCCACATCTTAGACCCTCGTACAGGGAAGCCCCTAGATCTTTCAACTTACCCTATCCATGCTGTCTCCGTAATTCACCCTAGCTGTGCTTATGCCGATGCCATGGCAACAACACTCATGACGTTTACTTCCAAAAGTGAAGCTCAAGCTTGGGCAGAAAAAAATAATCTTCACGTTTACATTAACGATACCGATGCTTCATAACTGCAGCGACTTCCCTTTTTTTCTCTCTTTCTATAATTGCCTGACGCTTATCGTGTGTTTTCTTTCCCCGGCAACAACCTAAACGAACTTTTACATAGCCATGACGTAAAAACATTCCCAGAGGAATTAAAGCAATTCCCTTCTGCGACACCTTGCTTTCTAATTTACGAATCTCATATTTATGGAGGAGCATCTTGCGCTTGCGCCGTTCTTCATGATTGTAAATACTACCAAAAGAGTAGAGTGCTATACTCGCATTTAATAACCAAGCTTCTCCTTTAGAAATAATGACATAGGCGTCACCAAGGTTTCCCCCGTGATTACGCAACGATTTAATCTCAGTTCCTGTTAAAATAATCCCTGCTTCTATAGTTTCTAAGACTTCATAATGATGTAGGGCCTTGCGATTAGAAACAATCTCCTTTTGCACTGTACCTTTCCTTCCCTACAACTTAAGTTCTAATTAAAGTATAGCAAAAAGCCTTTTTCTTCCCCAACCTTCACCCTATCCTTTCCTATCCTTACCAAAATATAGAAGACCAGAAAATCCTTTTATAGTAACATCCCATTCGTGCCTCTGGTAACGTGAAAAAGAGGTTCTATTCATAATGTGAGGATTCTTAGGTTATAAGGAAATATGAAATTTGTTGTATCCCGAAATGAGCTAGGAAACCTTATCAAAAAGATTCAGAGTGTAGTTCCTCAAAATGCTCCCATTCCAATACTTACCCACGTACTCATTGAAACTTACAATGATGAGCTTGTCTTTACAGCTACAGATCTAACAGTAAGCACACGCTGTGTTGCTAAAGCTAAAGTTTATGAAAAAGGTGCTATTTCTATTTCTTCAAAAAGATTTTTCCAATTAGTGAAAGAGCTTACCGAAGCTAATCTAGAAATTTCTGCATCTCGAGGAGAAATGGCGCAAATTACCTCAGGATCTTCCTGTTTTCGTCTTCTCAGTATGGAAAAAGAAGATTTTCCCATGCTTCCCGATATGCAAAACGCTACGCGCTTCACCATATCTGCCGAAGAATTAAAAAATATGTTACAGCGCACCTCTTTTGCTGTTTCACGAGAAGAAAGCCGTTACGTCCTCACCGGAGTGTTACTTTCTATTACCCAAGGAACAGCGACAATTGTAGGCACTGATGGCAAGCGTCTTGCAAAAATAGATACAGAAATTTCTCTCCACAAAAGTTTCTCTGGTGATTACATTATCCCTATTAAAGCTGTGGAAGAAATCATCAAAATGTGCGTTGAAGATGCTGAAGCTACAATATTTTTAGACAAAGATAAAATTGCCGTAGAATGTGATAATACGCTTCTTATTACAAAACTCCTTGCAGGGGAATTTCCAGATTTCTCACCAGTAATCTCCACGCAAAGCACCATACAACTTGACTTACATCGCGAAGAACTCATCACACTGCTCAAACAAGTTGCCTTATTTACTAATGAATCTTCGCATTCTGTAAAATTTACCTTCCTGCCTGGAGAACTCACTCTTACAGCAAACTGCACAAAAGTAGGTGAGGGCAAGGTAAGCATGACAGTGAATTACTCTGGAGAGCCATTAGAAATTGCCTTCAATCCCTTCTTCTTCTTAGATATTCTTAAACATAGTAAAGATGAACTTGTTCATTTGGGGGTTTCGGATTCTTATAATCCAGGAATCATCACAGATTCTACTTGCAGTCTCTTTGTAATCATGCCGATGAGATTGCACGATGATTAATGAAAATCCTTTCTCTTACGCTTAAAAATTTTCGTAACTATAAAGATACAGAAGTTTCATTCTCTCCTAACTCCAATTATATTCTTGGAGAAAATGCTCAAGGAAAAACCAATCTTTTGGAAGCTTTATATGTTTTATCCTTAGGGAGATCTTTTCGTACCTTACACATAACCGACGCGATAA is a window encoding:
- the smpB gene encoding SsrA-binding protein SmpB encodes the protein MQKEIVSNRKALHHYEVLETIEAGIILTGTEIKSLRNHGGNLGDAYVIISKGEAWLLNASIALYSFGSIYNHEERRKRKMLLHKYEIRKLESKVSQKGIALIPLGMFLRHGYVKVRLGCCRGKKTHDKRQAIIEREKKREVAAVMKHRYR
- the folD gene encoding bifunctional methylenetetrahydrofolate dehydrogenase/methenyltetrahydrofolate cyclohydrolase FolD, translated to MLLKGLRLAEKILLKLKEEIAEVSTPPGLAVILIGNDSASEVYVNMKIKKATEIGMVSKVHKLPSDSPLSSILKLITRLNEDPSIHGILVQLPLPKHLNNEKITETIDPNKDVDGLHPLNMGKLLLGSSERIAPCTPVGIIELLNHYEIPLTGRHVAIVGRSNIVGKPLAALMMQKHPSTNATITLLHSQSQNLTEILKTANIIVAAVGVPLFIKETMVAPQAVIIDVGTTRVSANNPCGYTLLGDVDFNNVVTKCAAISPVPGGVGPMTIAMLMRNTWESYRKLVS
- the dnaN gene encoding DNA polymerase III subunit beta; the encoded protein is MKFVVSRNELGNLIKKIQSVVPQNAPIPILTHVLIETYNDELVFTATDLTVSTRCVAKAKVYEKGAISISSKRFFQLVKELTEANLEISASRGEMAQITSGSSCFRLLSMEKEDFPMLPDMQNATRFTISAEELKNMLQRTSFAVSREESRYVLTGVLLSITQGTATIVGTDGKRLAKIDTEISLHKSFSGDYIIPIKAVEEIIKMCVEDAEATIFLDKDKIAVECDNTLLITKLLAGEFPDFSPVISTQSTIQLDLHREELITLLKQVALFTNESSHSVKFTFLPGELTLTANCTKVGEGKVSMTVNYSGEPLEIAFNPFFFLDILKHSKDELVHLGVSDSYNPGIITDSTCSLFVIMPMRLHDD
- a CDS encoding DUF1389 domain-containing protein, which encodes MSNISSSLPAAHLLPPKSPLSSPKVRTILFVALAVLLAIGAILAFVCLAAPIAYIVGSVALVLFMGTLTLLINNIISLAPRKFPDHFMTLLRDNFPPVICKFVEEQSPTLGELFSILSFLETKSPWEELSESIQSKINAFGYKHLIEGVAGISLCSLRHLLRDTYPLYRLKEFVSSGSSNPLLMQYNVPIAYHGFFWLLGMTLLASKTAPLFYKGAVINLATPCICQGLLELSPKKRQFLRDAAQNNAWDTPQVQQLLEELEILCKQYERAGPSLSQDPNVKLGIVLDKFKVKDLALALCIFGTSDEQLSLLAGMRHWEAWDKMCDINHGGRAGKAFETFFSFLWLEDCFYTENRNCSFELLFMDEAGLKKFFEDIPSKEEGAHPSLIELPTIMQRCMQVSPYLRKKYQNYNSSKLYELLMIKLPQQLNKCCSKLNSLFLLREA
- a CDS encoding menaquinone biosynthesis decarboxylase, which gives rise to MSLLRRQVSFLRMQNQLIDVFAPVDPYLELAEIHRRVIENQGPALLFHNVLGSSFPVLTNFFGTQQRLDLLFSRAPDDLITKIAHVLSSKPSISTFWRSRNLLRRCLSLGLRKAYGRHFPFISMPSVNLYNLPITTSWPEDGGAFLTLPLVYTESPSLTTPNLGMYRMQRFGHDTLGLHFQIQKGGGMHLYEAEQNKKNLPVTVFLSGNPFLILSAIAPLPENISEFLLCTFLQSSKLVYKKVADHPHPLLYDAEFILIGEAIGGKRRPEGPFGDHFGYYSLQHDFPEFKCKKIYHRKDAIYPATVVGKPYQEDFYIGNKLQSYFAPLFPLIMPGVRTLKSYGEAGFHTLTAAVVKERYWRESLAIALRILGEGQLSLTKFLMLTDKHIHLEKFSEVLEAILERMLPNRDLIVFSETANDTLDYTGPALNKGSKAILMGIGSPQRSLPHKYRGPHLPGITNLAPFCRGCLVLETSKEDLNIEKLLSHPYLQEWPLIVITNNLKNTLDSEKNFLWHTFTRCAPATDLYARYHNVTMHRPGYSFPFIINALMKTSYPKEVAADEKTIQKVSQRWYEYFPSEKNPTVFQK
- a CDS encoding phospholipase D-like domain-containing protein → MKNKQEAKLRIFLIICTTVFLGILAKAPNKDTFQTFLKSEEPVIYSKECNEDMRQILCDAIDHAEKEIFIRIYYLSEPKICSKLHNQMQTDKNITIHYQSYKAAQSFLQSQNVALIEHPKIEGKLMHQKALAIDKKYAWLGSANYTQNSLVFDNNLILGMKSPKLCDYIIRNTSGNFLINNQFGEYFTLPQDREKALSTVLEQIKTARKTVLVAMYALTHSSILQALYEAHQRGVKVDIMIDKAFKTITLKQLGALGITHLPIAIKTSRYRLHHKFAVIDNRILLVGSINWSRAGFHWNEEDLLILHDLTKRQNRKLNRIWRDLTKYSVALLPYTLNPRDEEKQAA
- a CDS encoding FAD:protein FMN transferase, producing the protein MGKLSKISLLALFISGAIFSSCCSRQSTTLKGEQMTMTYRIVLGRSLSLEEKQRCEKEIQASFHLIDSIYNNWNPESELSKINRAPADIALPISLELMEFLKKIDEFYRLSEGRFDPTLGPLKTLWLFHLKRQTLPPQETWEKQYEKVGWQRILIDFKEKTLTKLHSEVQLDLCGAIKGHTVDLLLEVCQRFSPNAYVEWGGEIKTSGCHPQGRPWCIASAATTKIIELQDNAIATSGNYIQTWHVHGETYTHILDPRTGKPLDLSTYPIHAVSVIHPSCAYADAMATTLMTFTSKSEAQAWAEKNNLHVYINDTDAS
- the ltuB gene encoding late transcription unit protein LtuB; translation: MGKPKPKKKKPNRALARLIQNKSVEIFKASRNTKNKRKFLIVKNQKALKHRAQQYDNLVHSLLSDRIEDPDKVLIFNYENGFVYTDKNNFGNYSIRL